In the genome of Fervidobacterium thailandense, one region contains:
- the flgA gene encoding flagellar basal body P-ring formation chaperone FlgA, with product MSYCAERSSLMVKFFFILTIVPVLSGFGYKVVFADRATTFGGPVTMNELVLESDIPAEVLKGIVVAYVPSGATTSLDKRLLVTLLKRKVRELEVDLGQSNVVWIEAKREPTERELKETIVTSDEELIKLVHEELYNYYPRETKFELRSKTGTIPKHTDFSVSVNISNKATPSVRVTFRNAGKVVGYVLYQFSASLMRKVAVANRRINKDEVISASDVKFVETNIFSLVKAPVFEEDLPLFARKNFLKEEVLDLKYLDEVPTILKGQLTRAFSVVGGVTVSTLVQALESGYAGNVVSVKTVDGSVILKGIVMDDGTVIVLEVK from the coding sequence GTGAGCTATTGTGCAGAGCGTTCAAGCTTAATGGTGAAGTTTTTCTTCATATTGACGATCGTACCGGTTTTGAGCGGCTTCGGTTATAAAGTCGTTTTCGCCGATCGTGCAACAACATTCGGTGGACCGGTTACGATGAACGAACTTGTGCTCGAAAGTGATATACCGGCAGAAGTACTCAAAGGTATTGTGGTGGCCTATGTACCAAGCGGGGCAACAACAAGTCTCGATAAAAGACTCCTCGTTACGTTGCTCAAAAGAAAAGTCAGAGAACTCGAGGTCGATCTTGGACAATCCAACGTTGTGTGGATCGAGGCAAAGAGGGAACCAACCGAACGGGAACTGAAAGAGACCATTGTCACCAGCGATGAAGAGCTCATCAAACTTGTACACGAAGAGCTTTACAATTACTATCCACGTGAGACCAAGTTCGAGCTGAGGTCGAAAACGGGCACGATTCCGAAGCATACGGACTTTTCTGTGAGCGTAAATATAAGCAACAAAGCCACTCCCAGCGTTCGTGTTACGTTCAGAAACGCTGGAAAAGTGGTTGGATACGTGCTCTATCAATTCTCCGCGTCCCTTATGAGGAAAGTAGCGGTCGCCAATAGAAGAATTAATAAGGACGAGGTTATAAGCGCTTCCGATGTTAAGTTCGTTGAAACGAACATCTTCTCACTCGTGAAGGCACCAGTGTTCGAGGAAGATCTTCCACTTTTCGCTCGAAAAAACTTTTTGAAAGAAGAAGTACTTGATTTAAAGTACCTCGACGAGGTCCCAACGATTTTGAAGGGGCAACTTACCCGGGCTTTCAGTGTTGTCGGTGGTGTAACGGTCTCAACTCTCGTACAAGCTCTCGAAAGTGGTTATGCGGGGAACGTGGTAAGTGTCAAAACCGTTGATGGTAGCGTTATCTTGAAGGGAATAGTCATGGACGACGGTACAGTAATCGTGTTGGAGGTGAAGTGA
- a CDS encoding queuosine precursor transporter, with protein MPQASLLSNLLVLALEYIWSSIIVLLALRFIKKEGAYVALATLIIASNLGVAKLFNLFNLEVTAANMSMGMAFVIYSIVTEVYGKREGQKAVWVGFFAQFAFVMLGLIYTSYVPSQNDFAQSYLSQAFSITPRIALASWIAYILSGYTAVFIHNALKQKTKLWFRNNLATKVGQIVDNLVFVTIAFLGLVDFRTYLSIFLTTTLVEFVLDYVDTWVVYVGVRFLKAEDGENESLEDLTANG; from the coding sequence ATGCCACAGGCAAGTCTCCTCTCAAACCTTTTGGTACTCGCTTTGGAGTACATCTGGTCTTCTATTATCGTGTTGTTAGCCTTGCGATTCATAAAAAAAGAAGGTGCATACGTTGCCTTGGCAACGCTCATCATTGCATCTAACCTCGGTGTTGCCAAACTTTTCAACCTCTTCAACCTGGAAGTAACCGCCGCGAACATGAGCATGGGGATGGCGTTTGTGATTTACTCGATAGTCACCGAAGTGTACGGTAAAAGGGAAGGCCAGAAGGCTGTCTGGGTTGGTTTCTTCGCACAGTTCGCCTTTGTTATGCTTGGCTTGATTTACACAAGTTACGTACCGTCACAAAACGACTTTGCTCAAAGTTACTTGAGCCAAGCTTTCTCGATAACACCTCGAATAGCACTTGCCAGCTGGATCGCGTACATACTATCCGGCTATACCGCCGTTTTCATCCACAACGCCTTGAAGCAAAAGACAAAACTCTGGTTCAGGAACAACTTAGCCACGAAAGTTGGACAGATAGTCGATAACCTGGTCTTTGTGACGATAGCGTTCCTCGGCCTTGTGGACTTCCGAACTTACCTAAGCATATTCCTCACAACAACACTGGTAGAATTCGTCCTCGATTACGTCGACACATGGGTCGTTTACGTCGGGGTTAGGTTCCTTAAAGCGGAAGATGGAGAAAATGAGAGTTTGGAGGACTTGACAGCGAACGGATAA
- a CDS encoding SLC13 family permease — protein sequence MVALIFTIHLFFATVYLVIKEPEVVVKNRKIIFDYARVSLGVLGLLIASGIASLTTVKEAIMPQMNIVPWQILIIFFGSAYICSSLDESGVLKFVAYKFATNTKNGRELFFKLTLLAGILTVFTSNDIVTLTLTPIIVYIAQYAHIDPLPYLITTFFTSNTWSMFFYIGNPTNVIVAQAYRLNFATYAKYMFLPTLTAILTSIIGFYLRYRNKLPESITLESKESFSLDKVIKDKRYAFLSSAFFVVFFFTIALGDVVGIELWKAISIFSAIYLLLNLAFSDVLSTRDEVVVEMGRFDYNLTFLVDTLRRVPWKMLPMVVTFFVFVHIFTTFGLTRYLSTFFSFRDELIGTVVTSFVSAFAANIMINQPMTIFFAQMLYDRPVNYAMSLVLGSNIGGNITLIGALAGVMWSRILKYYNIEMNNKKFTRETFLIAMLVLLFSSLAIHLFTKIF from the coding sequence ATGGTAGCTTTAATATTCACAATCCACCTCTTTTTCGCTACCGTGTACTTGGTTATAAAAGAGCCGGAGGTGGTTGTGAAAAACAGGAAGATAATCTTCGATTATGCGCGCGTTTCCCTCGGTGTTCTCGGACTCTTGATCGCTTCCGGTATCGCGTCGTTGACCACGGTAAAGGAAGCGATTATGCCACAGATGAACATCGTGCCGTGGCAAATTCTGATCATCTTCTTCGGCTCGGCCTATATCTGTTCTTCGCTCGATGAATCCGGTGTTCTGAAGTTTGTGGCGTACAAATTCGCAACGAACACAAAGAATGGAAGAGAGTTATTTTTCAAACTCACGCTACTGGCCGGTATATTAACGGTCTTTACCTCAAACGATATCGTCACCTTAACACTCACACCAATTATAGTTTACATAGCCCAGTATGCACACATAGACCCCTTGCCGTACTTGATAACTACGTTCTTCACGTCCAACACTTGGAGTATGTTCTTCTACATTGGAAATCCAACCAATGTGATCGTCGCGCAAGCGTACCGTCTTAACTTTGCCACGTACGCCAAGTACATGTTTCTTCCCACGCTTACCGCAATCCTCACATCCATAATCGGTTTCTACTTGCGCTACAGGAACAAACTCCCGGAAAGCATCACGTTGGAGTCGAAAGAATCTTTCAGCCTTGATAAGGTTATTAAGGATAAAAGGTACGCCTTCTTGTCGTCCGCGTTTTTCGTGGTATTCTTTTTTACCATAGCACTTGGCGATGTCGTTGGGATTGAACTATGGAAAGCCATCTCGATCTTTTCAGCCATATACTTGCTCTTAAATCTCGCATTCTCGGACGTTTTATCGACTCGCGATGAGGTAGTAGTAGAGATGGGAAGATTCGACTATAACTTGACATTTTTAGTGGATACACTCAGAAGGGTACCATGGAAGATGCTACCAATGGTCGTTACCTTCTTTGTGTTTGTTCACATCTTCACCACTTTCGGATTAACGAGGTACCTGTCAACGTTTTTCAGCTTCCGTGACGAGCTCATCGGAACGGTTGTAACCTCGTTCGTTTCGGCCTTCGCTGCCAACATCATGATAAACCAGCCGATGACCATTTTCTTCGCCCAAATGCTCTACGACAGACCTGTCAACTATGCGATGAGTTTGGTACTCGGTTCAAACATAGGCGGGAACATCACATTGATAGGTGCCCTTGCGGGTGTCATGTGGTCACGAATTCTCAAGTATTACAACATCGAGATGAACAACAAAAAATTCACAAGGGAAACCTTTCTTATCGCCATGCTCGTACTTTTGTTCTCAAGCCTGGCAATACACTTATTTACGAAAATCTTCTAA
- a CDS encoding GGDEF domain-containing protein, translating to MTFTTEKEKGRITTKERGSGLFGNLAWGGEEFQKSRNDDVLVRKISKHVAGDFDKFVKYQNSFTWLDFFAVPAEVREIEDFYYVTYLGALGDRVSLDKLSMPQRQKLIERLTELAWAIRNGFVPTIPYFSFDDVFEFAGDFTFIPPVPLSSTRLADLSSSNDSIFVLSEEHTLGQSNVESSLRLLENVVERIDTDGTYLDTFRKTVFGDKYYTLHVASLEYIDEVVRNLKKELQGLKGFQVVQLEGVDITFLDALSRHLVPEVMDEWFVVPIKSDFMNILRHLVRYADALNVPVEESLFRCLYENCRFDTVAYELTGLVRTMGKGVLFVVDNYDEADLFVHEFFRLLKKVAGNEEHSFVVIALNAKTSATRTVKVQRTLKNCDESPRFGNKDLDFANLTILGPKFKLKELQVYCRTFGYELEELLERAYKNSVIFRRNLDFTFDPLTYERMYASLDPDERRRLHSAIARNLSVFDDSYTLGKFWSGVHWEKAGCLERAVVMYLRFVRCRLDDYAASPTRIQYVLKRVYELLKVMDRLNSYAFQFLLLKYIYQTSHLILEEFLRNWEPEDPLLKILRNFVLEEYDACLGLRCTSDKVSPFKKAWIDFLYNYAHFKKYDRVHDERQLQDTVARLKLKNRKSYELKAEILHLLGTSVAYYDRRRAKGYLGHAEELANAFNITHITVKIANSYSTVYDSELVSLVFLRKAIELTNRMGYYYRTFDARINLLRALLYFGRLKEFEREFRRLKEVVETDDTLDSSVKAYFWRIAGFLGTYLLDYEGAKKCYERSLSIEQRAGFQRASLRGLVLLEVMCGKFDEAKRLIMENREDPALKTRAFEYLTQLVLAESDDEFLRAWRFYKTSEVYLLREEILYSFAERIATLDEQGFLEEVAKWESAYTVERTKLSLFYVLLAKEKYYKFKGNDIRRELTRRQLLRLARSMEITHPEVQVSGSEEGEAHPLLFVLEVFKSLDPKSGPEKIVQLFSNIIYEVFQASRIHVEVVDEKSGIREIFTTTGGLDSERTEIRLHPFTVTIKDSIDEYCRYVVHFCSPVMDYESLEEAENIVWLLEELFSEQIRAAVYRERSSLDSLTGLYNRWKFLDILGEYHRKYLEKGQIFSIFILDIDDFKKINDTMGHAKGDEVLRWLARKLKEFSNGKGFVGRFGGEEFVGILEMDKLSASTLCSDFRRSVEAESQPNLGFHVTISVGVAEVTERQTLTELIGLADQRLYVAKNSGKNSVCANSLV from the coding sequence GTGACGTTTACGACAGAAAAGGAAAAGGGGCGGATCACTACGAAGGAACGAGGCTCCGGATTGTTCGGAAACTTGGCATGGGGTGGGGAAGAATTTCAGAAGTCGAGAAATGACGATGTACTCGTGCGCAAGATTTCGAAGCACGTTGCGGGTGATTTTGATAAGTTTGTTAAGTATCAGAACTCGTTTACTTGGCTTGACTTTTTCGCCGTTCCTGCGGAGGTGCGGGAAATCGAAGATTTTTATTACGTAACGTACCTTGGTGCTCTGGGTGACAGAGTATCACTTGATAAATTGTCGATGCCGCAAAGACAAAAGTTGATCGAACGTCTTACGGAATTGGCGTGGGCAATCAGGAATGGGTTCGTTCCCACTATACCTTACTTCAGTTTTGATGACGTATTTGAATTTGCTGGCGATTTCACGTTTATCCCTCCAGTTCCCCTCTCCTCAACAAGACTTGCCGATCTTTCGTCGAGCAACGATTCGATATTCGTGCTTTCGGAAGAGCACACGCTTGGACAGAGTAACGTTGAATCATCGTTGAGATTGCTCGAGAATGTTGTCGAGAGAATCGATACGGATGGAACGTACTTGGACACGTTCAGGAAAACCGTGTTCGGTGATAAGTACTACACACTGCACGTAGCAAGTCTGGAGTATATCGATGAAGTTGTAAGGAACTTGAAGAAAGAACTCCAGGGCCTTAAAGGTTTTCAGGTGGTACAACTCGAAGGCGTTGATATAACGTTTCTTGATGCACTCTCGAGGCATTTGGTCCCGGAAGTCATGGATGAATGGTTCGTTGTGCCCATCAAAAGTGATTTTATGAACATACTCAGGCACCTGGTTCGTTACGCGGATGCTTTGAATGTTCCAGTCGAGGAATCGCTTTTCAGGTGCCTGTACGAGAACTGCCGATTCGACACTGTAGCGTACGAGCTCACTGGTCTTGTAAGAACCATGGGTAAAGGAGTCCTTTTTGTGGTGGACAACTACGATGAGGCGGACCTTTTCGTGCACGAATTTTTTAGGTTGCTAAAAAAGGTGGCAGGAAATGAGGAACATTCGTTCGTTGTTATAGCGCTTAATGCGAAAACGAGTGCGACACGTACGGTAAAAGTACAACGAACGTTGAAAAATTGCGATGAAAGCCCCCGCTTTGGAAACAAAGATCTTGATTTCGCAAATCTCACCATCTTGGGACCAAAGTTTAAGCTGAAAGAGCTCCAAGTTTACTGTCGTACTTTCGGTTACGAGTTGGAAGAGCTACTCGAGCGAGCCTACAAAAACTCCGTGATTTTCAGAAGGAATCTGGACTTCACATTCGATCCTCTTACCTACGAGCGGATGTATGCGTCTTTGGATCCGGACGAGAGGAGACGTCTACACTCGGCTATCGCCAGAAACCTCTCTGTGTTCGACGATTCGTACACACTGGGGAAATTCTGGAGTGGAGTGCACTGGGAAAAGGCCGGTTGTTTGGAAAGAGCGGTTGTTATGTACCTTCGCTTCGTACGGTGCAGACTCGATGACTATGCAGCATCCCCAACGCGAATCCAGTACGTGCTCAAGCGTGTGTACGAACTTCTGAAGGTGATGGATAGATTGAACAGTTACGCGTTCCAATTCCTATTACTCAAATACATCTATCAAACTTCACACCTGATTCTCGAAGAGTTTCTCAGAAACTGGGAACCTGAGGACCCACTCTTGAAGATTCTTCGGAACTTTGTTCTGGAGGAATACGACGCTTGCCTCGGGTTGCGATGCACCTCAGACAAAGTATCGCCATTTAAGAAGGCATGGATTGATTTTTTGTACAATTACGCGCACTTTAAAAAATACGATAGGGTACATGACGAACGACAGTTGCAGGACACTGTTGCAAGGCTCAAGTTGAAGAATCGGAAATCCTACGAACTCAAAGCGGAGATCTTGCATTTGCTCGGCACAAGCGTAGCGTACTACGATAGAAGGCGCGCAAAAGGTTATCTTGGTCATGCGGAAGAATTGGCGAACGCGTTCAACATAACGCACATTACCGTGAAGATAGCGAACTCCTACAGTACGGTTTACGACTCGGAACTGGTGTCCCTCGTCTTCTTGAGGAAAGCGATAGAGCTTACAAACAGGATGGGGTACTACTATCGCACGTTCGACGCGAGGATAAACTTACTCCGAGCACTCCTCTATTTCGGACGACTCAAGGAGTTTGAGAGGGAATTCAGGAGGCTGAAGGAAGTTGTCGAAACGGATGACACTTTGGATAGTAGTGTTAAAGCGTACTTTTGGCGCATAGCCGGTTTCCTCGGCACGTACTTACTCGACTACGAGGGTGCAAAGAAATGTTACGAACGCTCTTTATCCATTGAGCAAAGAGCTGGGTTCCAACGTGCAAGCCTCAGGGGACTCGTGCTACTGGAAGTTATGTGCGGAAAATTCGATGAAGCGAAACGTTTGATAATGGAAAACAGAGAGGATCCCGCACTGAAAACAAGGGCGTTCGAATATTTAACCCAGCTTGTGCTGGCTGAGAGTGATGATGAATTCCTAAGGGCGTGGAGGTTTTACAAAACTTCGGAAGTGTACTTGCTCAGGGAAGAGATACTTTATTCCTTTGCCGAAAGGATAGCAACCTTGGATGAACAAGGCTTCCTTGAGGAAGTTGCCAAATGGGAATCCGCTTACACTGTCGAGAGGACTAAGCTCTCGCTCTTTTACGTACTCCTGGCCAAAGAGAAATACTACAAATTCAAGGGCAACGATATTCGTCGAGAACTCACTCGCCGCCAACTTCTGAGGTTGGCAAGATCGATGGAAATTACGCACCCAGAAGTACAGGTTAGTGGAAGCGAAGAAGGAGAAGCACATCCCCTCCTCTTTGTCCTGGAGGTTTTTAAATCCTTGGATCCTAAGTCCGGGCCTGAGAAGATTGTGCAGCTTTTCTCGAACATAATCTACGAGGTTTTCCAGGCCTCGAGGATACACGTCGAAGTTGTCGACGAGAAGAGCGGTATCCGCGAGATTTTCACAACGACTGGTGGGTTGGATAGCGAACGTACCGAGATAAGGCTCCATCCTTTTACGGTGACGATCAAGGACAGTATTGACGAGTACTGTCGGTACGTAGTGCACTTTTGTTCACCAGTGATGGACTACGAGAGTCTTGAGGAAGCAGAAAATATTGTCTGGTTGTTGGAGGAACTCTTCTCCGAACAAATACGTGCCGCGGTTTACAGAGAACGATCCAGTTTGGACTCGTTGACCGGGTTGTACAACAGGTGGAAGTTTTTGGACATACTGGGAGAGTACCATCGGAAGTATCTTGAAAAGGGGCAGATCTTCTCAATTTTTATACTCGACATCGATGACTTTAAGAAGATTAACGACACGATGGGACACGCAAAAGGGGATGAGGTACTCCGTTGGCTCGCACGAAAACTGAAAGAATTCTCGAATGGTAAAGGGTTCGTCGGCAGGTTTGGCGGAGAGGAATTCGTGGGAATCCTCGAAATGGATAAACTCAGTGCATCTACACTCTGTTCGGACTTCAGACGGTCAGTTGAGGCTGAGTCGCAACCTAACCTCGGATTTCACGTTACGATCAGTGTTGGCGTGGCTGAGGTTACGGAACGTCAGACTTTGACCGAGTTGATAGGACTTGCCGACCAAAGGTTGTACGTGGCGAAGAATTCGGGCAAAAACAGCGTGTGCGCGAACTCGTTAGTTTGA
- a CDS encoding flagellar basal body P-ring protein FlgI — protein sequence MRKLTYILLILLTVLTVTYGLSVNVRIKDIAKFRGARDNQLFGVGLVVGLNGTGDSGTLNSTLISNMLKNFGVNVDPNLLKTRNAALVMVVADIPPYYKPGMRLDVQVASINDAKSLRNGILLQTPLYGADGNVYAVAQGPISVGGEDVKDSANLQKRFPVVGYIPNGALIEREIPMNVLDSNSVTLLLNRPDFTTAARTALAINQKFGVTLAKAIDASSIKVNVPSAFSDDVIAFLALLEEIEVPVDTPAQVVINERTGTVVFGGDVKIADFVLSYGNFVVVIQNGKINDQQATIGNLITALKSLGAKPQDIIAIIQELHKAGVIFAQLRIM from the coding sequence ATTCGTAAACTCACGTACATCTTGTTGATCTTGTTAACGGTCTTAACTGTGACGTATGGACTCTCCGTTAACGTGCGCATCAAGGACATCGCGAAATTCAGAGGAGCCAGGGATAATCAGCTCTTCGGTGTGGGACTCGTCGTTGGTTTGAACGGCACGGGAGACAGCGGCACACTCAACTCCACCCTCATCTCGAATATGTTAAAGAATTTTGGCGTGAACGTTGATCCGAACTTGCTTAAAACAAGGAATGCTGCCCTTGTTATGGTCGTAGCTGACATCCCACCTTACTACAAACCTGGCATGCGCTTGGACGTCCAGGTTGCGAGTATAAACGATGCAAAAAGTTTGAGAAACGGCATTCTACTTCAAACACCACTTTACGGCGCCGATGGAAACGTGTACGCTGTTGCGCAAGGTCCCATCTCAGTTGGTGGTGAGGATGTCAAGGACAGTGCTAACTTACAAAAACGCTTTCCCGTGGTTGGTTACATTCCTAATGGAGCGTTGATAGAGCGGGAAATTCCGATGAACGTTCTTGATTCAAATTCCGTCACGCTGCTGCTGAACCGTCCGGACTTCACAACGGCAGCCAGAACCGCGCTCGCCATCAACCAAAAATTCGGTGTTACGCTCGCCAAGGCAATCGACGCTTCAAGTATCAAAGTGAACGTCCCCAGCGCATTTTCAGATGACGTTATCGCTTTCCTTGCGTTGCTCGAGGAGATAGAAGTTCCCGTTGACACACCCGCACAGGTTGTCATCAACGAACGAACCGGAACTGTTGTGTTCGGTGGAGATGTTAAAATCGCCGATTTCGTACTTTCTTACGGAAATTTTGTCGTCGTAATTCAAAATGGTAAGATAAACGACCAGCAAGCAACTATCGGCAATTTGATAACCGCTCTCAAATCTCTGGGGGCAAAACCCCAAGATATTATTGCGATCATCCAAGAACTCCATAAAGCTGGCGTCATCTTCGCACAGTTACGTATCATGTGA
- a CDS encoding DHH family phosphoesterase encodes MNRDFLSIVAEISNAGKILVVGHIMPDGDDISSVLSLSIGLSRLGKDVVAGIDWRIPWYFYDFEETGIVRSYEEIENSGFSPDLVICVDASSPDRVGRFQNFFNGRTVCVIDHHGTNTLFGTHNWVDTKFGSTAQMVFRLNQALEVPYDERLATINLMGIATDTGFFRYSNADELAFSDAAKLVSMGAKAYLVSRIFENKRIEQFNLLSTMIQHLRMEMNGQLVYSYLSKEDYEKNNCNEDDSGGFVGELRSIRGVELAIFFSEYTDGEVHVSFRSKDWFDCSKLAVLLGGGGHPRAAGCTLKGDLFAIIDEVLKEARALMSIQISAGSVG; translated from the coding sequence ATGAACAGGGATTTCCTCTCTATTGTAGCAGAAATTTCGAACGCAGGTAAGATCCTCGTCGTCGGACACATAATGCCCGACGGTGATGACATTAGCTCGGTTTTAAGCTTGTCTATTGGTTTGTCACGACTGGGTAAAGATGTAGTGGCAGGTATCGATTGGCGGATTCCGTGGTATTTCTACGACTTCGAGGAAACGGGTATTGTAAGGTCCTATGAGGAGATAGAAAACTCCGGTTTCTCCCCCGATTTGGTCATCTGTGTTGATGCGTCCAGTCCGGATCGTGTTGGCCGGTTCCAAAACTTTTTCAACGGGCGAACCGTGTGCGTGATCGACCACCACGGTACAAACACGCTTTTTGGAACGCACAATTGGGTTGATACGAAGTTCGGTTCAACCGCGCAGATGGTCTTTAGACTGAACCAAGCACTCGAGGTACCATACGACGAACGATTGGCAACGATAAACCTTATGGGTATTGCAACCGATACGGGTTTTTTCAGATACTCCAACGCCGACGAACTCGCGTTTTCGGATGCGGCAAAACTCGTATCGATGGGAGCGAAGGCGTACCTTGTTTCCAGAATATTCGAAAACAAACGCATCGAGCAGTTCAACCTGTTGTCCACGATGATTCAGCATCTGCGAATGGAAATGAACGGTCAGTTGGTTTACTCGTACCTTTCGAAAGAAGATTACGAAAAGAACAACTGCAACGAAGATGACAGTGGTGGTTTCGTCGGAGAGCTCAGATCCATCAGAGGAGTCGAGCTGGCGATATTCTTCTCCGAGTACACAGACGGTGAGGTGCACGTAAGCTTCCGCTCGAAAGATTGGTTCGACTGTAGCAAGCTTGCGGTTTTGCTCGGTGGAGGGGGACATCCGCGAGCCGCGGGTTGTACCTTGAAGGGTGATCTTTTCGCAATCATCGATGAGGTTTTGAAAGAAGCAAGAGCACTGATGAGTATACAAATTTCAGCAGGTTCTGTGGGGTGA
- a CDS encoding TSUP family transporter, with translation MIEISIIDRLILFGMVFLAGFVDSIAGGGGLISLPAYLFVGLPSHNALATNKLSSTIGTLFSMIRYAKKGAVVFRIGVPSTIGALVGSVVGARLVLFIPESLLKKVLTVLIPVAAFFVLVGKKDANGQNKPRSTLKQYMLAFLIGGLIGLYDGFFGPGTGTFLIILYVSVLSLTHVQASGTAKIVNLASNVGALVTFLIGNKVIYSLGLPAALFGIIGNWLGTGLALKKGARIIKPVMIVVLALLMVRIIMR, from the coding sequence ATGATTGAAATAAGCATTATCGATAGGCTCATTCTCTTTGGTATGGTCTTTCTTGCCGGATTTGTTGATTCGATAGCTGGTGGAGGAGGGTTGATCTCGCTCCCGGCGTACCTTTTCGTTGGGTTGCCGAGTCACAACGCGCTGGCAACGAATAAGTTGTCGTCTACGATAGGTACACTCTTCAGCATGATACGGTACGCAAAGAAAGGAGCTGTTGTCTTTCGAATCGGCGTACCGTCGACTATCGGTGCACTTGTTGGCTCCGTCGTTGGAGCGAGGTTGGTTCTTTTCATCCCCGAATCGTTGTTGAAAAAGGTACTCACAGTACTCATACCGGTTGCGGCTTTTTTTGTATTAGTTGGAAAAAAGGACGCTAATGGACAAAACAAACCACGAAGTACTTTAAAGCAGTACATGCTGGCCTTTTTGATCGGTGGTCTAATTGGGTTGTACGACGGGTTCTTTGGCCCCGGTACGGGCACATTCCTCATCATACTTTACGTGTCGGTACTCAGCCTGACACATGTTCAAGCCTCTGGTACCGCGAAAATCGTGAACCTCGCCTCGAACGTTGGTGCTTTGGTGACTTTTCTTATTGGGAATAAAGTTATTTATTCCTTAGGGTTACCTGCTGCGCTTTTCGGTATCATCGGCAACTGGTTGGGCACGGGACTTGCGTTAAAAAAAGGTGCCAGGATTATCAAACCGGTGATGATTGTTGTCCTGGCACTTTTGATGGTAAGAATTATCATGCGGTGA
- a CDS encoding flagellar basal body L-ring protein FlgH — MKKLFGMVVLLVVTVSMLGTSLYTNSNNPQFKNLIGTYKPTKVGDYITIVVYESPRISTSSQVNSLASAFLNALNTGTKLIGLDLSRYLPNTAQPTDKRDNKSQANAVVELTAVVKDVDSTGKLFVEGRKQIKVGNDLREIIVTGWVHPDSIKPGNLVNSTDLINAQIWENGKIVFQDEPQQSSWLGLILASIASLFRF, encoded by the coding sequence ATGAAAAAGCTCTTCGGAATGGTTGTGCTACTGGTTGTGACTGTTTCGATGCTTGGGACATCACTGTACACGAATTCAAACAATCCGCAATTCAAGAATCTGATCGGAACTTACAAACCAACCAAGGTGGGGGACTACATAACTATCGTGGTTTACGAGTCACCACGTATTTCAACCTCTTCGCAGGTGAATTCACTTGCAAGTGCGTTCCTGAACGCACTTAACACCGGTACAAAGTTGATTGGACTCGATCTCAGCAGATACCTCCCAAACACCGCTCAGCCAACTGATAAGAGGGATAACAAAAGCCAAGCAAATGCTGTAGTTGAATTAACAGCAGTCGTTAAAGACGTCGACAGCACCGGAAAACTTTTCGTCGAGGGAAGAAAGCAGATAAAGGTTGGAAACGACTTAAGGGAAATCATCGTAACTGGATGGGTGCATCCAGATAGCATCAAACCAGGTAATCTGGTCAACTCGACTGACCTGATCAACGCTCAAATTTGGGAAAACGGAAAGATCGTGTTCCAGGACGAGCCACAGCAAAGCTCCTGGCTCGGTTTAATCTTAGCTTCCATCGCAAGTTTATTTAGGTTTTAA